A single genomic interval of Aureliella helgolandensis harbors:
- a CDS encoding AAA family ATPase, whose protein sequence is MSSGIADVKKLSDDDVQAIDRLQQAYRQLVDELGKVIVGQRDTIEQLAICLFARRHALLMGVPGLAKTLLVSKLAETLSLNFNRIQFTPDLMPMDITGTDILQDSEGGRREFQFIQGPVFANIVLADEINRAPPKTQAAMLEAMQEQRVTVLGKVFDLPPPFMVLATQNPVEQEGTYPLPEAQLDRFMSLIELDYPNEEEEIQIARTTTGDDLVTLRHLMSAEDIIGHQNLVRRIPVPDHIYTYSARLVRKTRPGGETSPDWLKPLVSWGGGPRAVQNLILGAKARAALHGSYMVRSEDVKAVAPSVLTHRIITTFAAQAERVSAKDIIKRLIEETPDA, encoded by the coding sequence ATGAGTTCAGGTATCGCAGACGTAAAGAAACTGAGTGACGATGATGTGCAAGCCATCGATCGCTTGCAGCAGGCCTACCGTCAACTCGTGGACGAGTTGGGCAAAGTCATTGTGGGGCAACGCGATACGATAGAGCAACTTGCGATCTGTCTTTTCGCGCGACGCCATGCACTCTTAATGGGCGTGCCCGGGTTGGCCAAGACGCTGCTGGTGAGCAAGTTGGCGGAGACGCTATCGCTCAATTTCAACCGCATCCAGTTCACGCCCGATTTGATGCCCATGGATATCACCGGTACGGATATCTTGCAGGATAGCGAGGGGGGCCGCCGGGAGTTTCAGTTTATCCAAGGGCCGGTGTTTGCCAACATTGTGCTGGCGGATGAGATCAATCGTGCACCGCCAAAAACACAAGCTGCCATGCTCGAAGCGATGCAAGAGCAGCGAGTCACCGTGTTGGGGAAAGTGTTTGATCTCCCTCCGCCGTTCATGGTGCTAGCTACGCAGAATCCTGTGGAGCAGGAGGGGACCTACCCCTTGCCGGAAGCACAGTTGGATCGTTTCATGTCCTTGATCGAGTTGGACTACCCCAACGAGGAGGAGGAGATTCAGATTGCGCGCACGACTACCGGAGACGATTTGGTTACGCTGCGGCATTTGATGAGCGCCGAGGATATCATTGGCCATCAAAACCTCGTCCGTCGAATACCGGTGCCGGATCACATTTACACCTATTCCGCTCGACTGGTGCGTAAGACTCGGCCTGGCGGGGAGACTAGTCCCGACTGGCTCAAACCGCTGGTGTCGTGGGGCGGTGGACCGCGCGCGGTACAGAATCTGATTTTGGGCGCCAAAGCCCGAGCTGCCTTGCATGGCAGTTACATGGTTCGCAGCGAAGATGTCAAAGCCGTAGCACCCTCGGTTCTGACTCACCGCATCATCACCACCTTTGCAGCTCAGGCGGAGCGCGTATCTGCGAAAGATATTATCAAGAGGCTGATCGAAGAAACCCCTGACGCTTAG
- a CDS encoding BatA domain-containing protein: MSFLQPLMLIALPLIALPILIHLINQWRYQTKQWGAMMFLLSANRMNRGFAKLRQWLILAMRTLAIAGLILAVARPLASGMLGWTGGGKTDTTLVLLDRSPSMQQQGIGGDTKLATARRQLTDALQTLGSQHWVTIDSTTGRPQAFESLAALMDSPALAASSATADLPSMMQSALDYLQENRPGPTEVWIASDLRAKDWNADSGSWSLIREGFEQLPQSVRFNLLAYPSPTKDNLAIRVSEVRRAKVLNQGVDSSELLLSMTITKSNASSSTTASESSASAQANSVESVPVEIEIDGARSTLTVELSGNQAELRNQRVPLASQQQRGWGRVSLPADSNNADNDFYFVFDDPPVRRVVIVTEDRSATRAVEIAAAVTEDGTDNAAVEILTPDQLDSLVLDETSLLMWQTTLPGADLAPAIEDYVDKGGQVLFFPPTSLTSGGLGMSSGQFLGIAWGAWLDNQKEVFVENWRGDQDLLAATASGTGLPVGQLKLSGYARLKTEEDLTRLATLTGGDPLLARLPTERGGVYFCTASPSPAASSMAESGVVLFVTVQRAILRGQEALGNTTQRTATGGDMDSGGASQTVDWRQVAGPEEVLSTEFGSQAGVYRTEKRMFAVNRDASEDRLEQVGDERLESLFAGLPLARVDEQAGSLSGIVREVWRMFLICMIVALLLEAILCLPRYRPSNQLGPKATT, translated from the coding sequence ATGAGCTTTCTCCAGCCGCTGATGCTGATTGCTTTACCTCTAATCGCCCTGCCCATTCTGATTCATCTGATCAACCAATGGCGGTATCAAACGAAGCAGTGGGGGGCAATGATGTTTCTGCTCTCTGCCAATCGGATGAATCGCGGCTTTGCCAAGCTGAGGCAATGGTTGATCTTGGCCATGCGGACTCTGGCCATTGCCGGCCTGATTTTGGCCGTTGCTCGCCCCTTGGCCAGCGGGATGTTGGGCTGGACCGGTGGAGGCAAGACCGACACCACTCTGGTCCTGCTCGATCGTTCGCCCAGTATGCAACAGCAAGGAATCGGTGGCGACACCAAGCTGGCGACCGCCCGGCGGCAACTCACCGACGCCTTGCAAACCCTGGGGAGTCAACATTGGGTGACGATCGATTCGACCACCGGCCGTCCCCAGGCGTTCGAATCGCTGGCCGCTCTAATGGACTCACCGGCACTGGCCGCATCGAGTGCCACGGCAGATCTTCCCAGCATGATGCAGTCCGCCCTAGATTACCTGCAAGAGAATCGGCCGGGACCGACCGAAGTCTGGATCGCCTCCGATTTACGGGCCAAGGACTGGAATGCAGACAGCGGATCCTGGAGCTTGATTCGCGAAGGGTTCGAGCAGTTGCCCCAATCGGTTCGCTTCAATCTTCTGGCCTATCCGAGTCCCACTAAAGACAATTTGGCGATTCGCGTCAGTGAAGTCCGCCGCGCAAAGGTGTTGAATCAGGGCGTCGATAGTAGTGAACTGCTGTTGTCGATGACCATTACCAAGTCGAATGCGAGTTCGTCTACTACCGCATCAGAATCTTCCGCTTCGGCGCAGGCCAACTCGGTCGAGAGTGTTCCGGTGGAGATCGAGATCGATGGCGCCCGCAGTACGCTGACCGTCGAACTATCCGGCAACCAAGCCGAATTGCGCAACCAACGCGTTCCCTTGGCTAGCCAACAACAGCGTGGCTGGGGGCGAGTCTCACTGCCGGCAGATTCCAACAATGCCGACAACGACTTCTATTTCGTGTTCGACGACCCGCCTGTGCGACGCGTGGTCATCGTCACCGAAGACCGCTCCGCGACGCGTGCGGTAGAGATTGCTGCAGCGGTGACCGAGGATGGAACGGACAATGCAGCGGTGGAAATCTTGACGCCCGACCAGCTCGATTCGCTCGTACTCGATGAAACCTCTTTGCTGATGTGGCAAACGACGCTGCCTGGAGCCGACTTGGCTCCAGCCATCGAAGACTATGTAGACAAGGGGGGGCAAGTCTTGTTCTTTCCTCCCACCAGCTTGACCTCGGGCGGTTTGGGCATGAGCAGCGGGCAGTTCCTGGGGATAGCGTGGGGCGCCTGGCTCGACAATCAAAAGGAGGTCTTTGTCGAAAACTGGCGGGGAGATCAGGACCTCCTAGCGGCTACCGCTAGCGGCACGGGGCTGCCCGTGGGGCAGTTGAAGCTAAGCGGTTACGCGCGATTGAAGACCGAAGAGGATTTGACTCGACTGGCAACACTGACGGGCGGTGATCCACTGCTAGCTCGCTTGCCGACCGAACGCGGAGGAGTCTACTTCTGCACGGCATCTCCCTCTCCAGCCGCTTCCTCCATGGCAGAGAGCGGCGTGGTGTTATTCGTTACAGTTCAACGCGCCATCCTCCGCGGACAGGAAGCTCTGGGCAATACCACGCAACGCACGGCGACGGGCGGAGACATGGATTCTGGGGGGGCCAGTCAGACGGTTGATTGGCGCCAAGTCGCAGGGCCTGAGGAAGTCTTGTCGACCGAGTTTGGGTCGCAGGCGGGGGTCTATCGCACCGAAAAACGAATGTTTGCTGTCAATCGCGATGCTTCCGAAGATCGCCTTGAACAAGTGGGGGATGAACGTTTGGAAAGTCTTTTTGCAGGCTTGCCGCTGGCCCGAGTTGACGAGCAAGCGGGAAGTCTCTCGGGAATCGTGCGCGAAGTCTGGAGAATGTTTCTTATCTGCATGATCGTGGCCCTGTTGCTAGAAGCGATTTTGTGCCTTCCACGTTACCGACCGTCTAACCAACTCGGTCCCAAAGCCACCACTTGA
- a CDS encoding DUF58 domain-containing protein — protein MSTDRQQRSFLDPALLARLGALPLLSRKPMLGSVSGRHSSPHRGASVEFAEYRKYVPGDDLRRLDWRAYGRTDRFYIKEFEADTNLRMVLVVDTSGSMNFGSVGATKLEYARRIAGALSYLAIQQGDAVGLACVAQGIAQNIPARRSPAHLSQIFDTLEAAQPQGETGLVAVLHELAETVRQRALIVVLSDFFVEPEELRECFEHLRFRKHDVSAFQLLDPEELAFDFQRPTRFIDMEGGTAIFADPVEIADRYHRALAEYLESLRKVMLETAVDYRRVSIDTECETELKNFLVERAMRRRGS, from the coding sequence ATGAGTACAGATCGACAGCAACGCAGCTTTCTCGACCCGGCGCTGCTTGCGCGGTTAGGAGCCCTTCCACTCCTATCCCGCAAGCCGATGTTGGGGAGTGTCTCTGGCCGCCATTCAAGTCCGCACCGAGGGGCCAGCGTCGAGTTCGCTGAATACCGCAAGTATGTTCCTGGAGATGATTTGCGTCGGCTGGACTGGCGGGCCTACGGCAGGACGGATCGCTTTTACATCAAAGAGTTCGAGGCCGATACCAATCTGCGGATGGTCTTGGTCGTCGATACCAGTGGTTCGATGAACTTCGGGTCTGTGGGAGCCACGAAACTCGAATACGCACGGCGTATCGCTGGCGCGTTGAGCTATTTGGCGATCCAGCAGGGGGATGCCGTGGGACTCGCTTGCGTCGCGCAAGGCATTGCTCAGAACATACCGGCGCGCCGAAGTCCGGCGCATTTGAGTCAGATTTTCGATACGCTCGAAGCGGCTCAGCCGCAGGGAGAAACCGGCTTGGTTGCCGTGTTGCACGAGTTGGCGGAGACCGTCCGCCAGCGTGCCCTAATCGTCGTCTTGTCGGACTTCTTTGTGGAGCCGGAAGAGCTCCGCGAGTGTTTCGAGCACTTGAGGTTCCGCAAGCATGACGTCTCAGCATTCCAGTTGCTTGATCCCGAAGAACTGGCCTTTGACTTCCAACGCCCGACACGGTTTATCGATATGGAAGGTGGAACCGCGATCTTCGCCGACCCCGTGGAAATTGCCGATCGTTACCATCGCGCCTTGGCGGAATATTTAGAGAGCTTACGCAAAGTCATGCTGGAAACCGCCGTCGATTATCGACGAGTGTCGATCGATACCGAATGTGAAACTGAGTTGAAGAACTTCTTGGTGGAACGAGCGATGCGGAGACGCGGATCATGA
- a CDS encoding DUF2062 domain-containing protein codes for MSRMLCRLLRVTSSRHAPAQVALAIAWGVLCGLLPKLSVLFAAFACLTVLLPVHLMAFAASAAVVSILAYPAHAAIGSLGLEWLHSSSLNDWWTRWDAIGMLAWVGLQNSLVLGGCIVGSLLFIPTFGVCYLLLKPMLRKPSVGEDQWSVASEQTEASQRAIESSPETDRLATIASQDSLQCEEPRAAATDASQRAVPVAGDSLTSLPPAAVELQQVLNDCHDTYSTGSGSHVTDTAQTLGRAVEITSLVDELLADLDSETFIEVRHKTPAATPSKYDNTPLPPASANPAAPPTMSTSNSHPLSAPHSAAKHPPTEGIASGASEPAQRTQLRPGATVADSPLASSTDAETPGPAIDSTVVSIETRHEEALRYLLHHLKTIRDRIDH; via the coding sequence ATGAGCAGGATGCTCTGCCGCCTTCTGAGAGTGACCTCCTCAAGGCACGCCCCCGCGCAAGTCGCACTGGCGATTGCCTGGGGCGTCCTGTGTGGATTGCTACCAAAACTTAGCGTTCTTTTCGCAGCCTTCGCCTGCCTGACGGTACTATTGCCGGTTCACCTCATGGCTTTTGCGGCCAGTGCTGCGGTGGTGAGCATACTTGCCTACCCGGCCCACGCAGCCATCGGGAGCTTGGGGTTGGAGTGGTTGCACTCCTCGAGCCTCAACGATTGGTGGACACGCTGGGATGCAATTGGAATGCTCGCCTGGGTTGGACTTCAAAACTCCCTGGTCTTAGGCGGCTGCATTGTGGGGAGCCTGTTGTTCATTCCCACCTTCGGTGTGTGCTATCTATTGCTCAAGCCCATGTTGCGCAAACCATCTGTCGGCGAAGACCAATGGAGCGTCGCGTCTGAGCAGACCGAGGCATCTCAAAGGGCGATTGAGTCCTCACCGGAAACTGACAGACTCGCTACCATCGCTTCCCAAGATTCGCTGCAATGTGAGGAACCTCGGGCTGCGGCGACAGACGCATCCCAGCGGGCTGTCCCCGTAGCAGGAGACTCCCTGACGTCACTGCCACCGGCCGCCGTCGAGTTGCAACAGGTCTTGAACGACTGCCACGACACCTACTCCACCGGAAGTGGCTCGCACGTTACCGATACAGCACAAACGCTTGGTCGGGCTGTCGAGATCACGTCCCTCGTCGACGAACTTCTAGCAGATCTCGATTCAGAGACGTTCATTGAAGTTCGCCACAAAACGCCAGCGGCAACGCCGTCCAAGTACGACAACACACCACTTCCACCGGCGTCGGCCAATCCGGCTGCCCCGCCAACGATGTCTACGTCAAATTCACATCCCCTCTCCGCACCTCACTCCGCCGCCAAACATCCGCCGACGGAGGGCATTGCGTCAGGGGCCAGCGAGCCGGCGCAGCGAACGCAATTGCGCCCGGGAGCGACGGTTGCAGATTCACCGCTCGCCTCGTCCACCGATGCGGAGACTCCCGGCCCAGCCATCGATTCTACGGTGGTGAGCATTGAAACGCGTCACGAAGAGGCACTGCGATACCTTCTCCACCACCTCAAGACAATTCGCGACAGGATTGATCACTAA
- a CDS encoding undecaprenyl-phosphate glucose phosphotransferase, with amino-acid sequence MSNLRIHISKSPLNFIQRVCDAAVIGSTLYASQWLTGNAISDRTLLAILVAIGVYSMVSEAASAYRADTGRSANHDLAIVLSSWLVTVLLLVVIAFFSRHSEYFARASVLSWIFLAGAALGLSRMLFRIAIELMIASGWSTRRMAIAGLNELGVQLMRNAEANPSCGLKMVGFYDDRAKDRWLVKDHSEQFLGSLNHLVDEAKAGNIDTVFVTLPMRAESRIRWLLEQLADTTVSAYIVPDFFVFELLHSRWNNIGNLPAVSVFETPLYGVDSWLKRAFDLSIATLGLIAISPIMVACAILVKVSSAGPVFFRQRRYGLDGKEIWVWKFRSMRTCDNGSVVAQATKADPRITRIGSVLRKTSLDELPQLFNVIEGSMSLVGPRPHASAHNEHYRKLIRGYMLRHKVKPGITGLAQVEGYRGETETLDKMQKRIDFDHRYIQQWSLWLDFKILVRTLFVVFKQDNAY; translated from the coding sequence ATGTCGAACCTAAGAATCCACATCTCCAAGTCCCCGCTGAATTTTATCCAGCGCGTCTGTGATGCTGCAGTGATTGGTTCGACCCTTTATGCTAGCCAGTGGCTTACGGGAAACGCGATAAGTGATCGAACTCTGCTGGCAATTCTAGTCGCCATCGGAGTTTACTCGATGGTGAGCGAAGCCGCTTCCGCGTACCGAGCCGACACGGGGCGATCAGCGAATCACGATCTTGCGATCGTGTTGTCGAGCTGGCTGGTTACCGTTTTGCTGCTGGTTGTGATCGCCTTCTTCAGCCGCCATAGCGAGTATTTTGCGCGTGCAAGTGTGCTGAGCTGGATCTTCCTAGCGGGCGCCGCATTGGGCCTTTCACGCATGTTGTTTCGCATCGCCATTGAGCTGATGATCGCCAGTGGCTGGTCGACGCGTCGCATGGCCATCGCGGGGTTGAATGAGCTGGGTGTGCAACTGATGCGGAATGCGGAAGCGAATCCGAGCTGTGGACTGAAGATGGTCGGCTTCTACGATGACCGGGCAAAAGATCGTTGGCTGGTGAAAGATCATTCCGAACAGTTTTTGGGTTCGCTCAATCACCTCGTTGATGAAGCGAAAGCTGGAAACATTGATACGGTATTTGTCACTCTGCCGATGCGAGCAGAGTCTCGCATTCGCTGGTTGCTCGAGCAATTGGCGGACACTACCGTCAGCGCCTATATCGTCCCTGACTTCTTTGTCTTTGAACTGCTGCACTCGCGATGGAATAACATCGGGAATCTGCCAGCGGTGAGCGTCTTCGAAACTCCGTTGTACGGAGTCGATAGTTGGCTAAAAAGAGCCTTTGACTTAAGTATTGCAACTTTGGGGCTGATCGCAATATCACCGATTATGGTTGCATGTGCGATACTCGTTAAAGTGTCGAGTGCGGGGCCCGTGTTCTTCCGACAACGGCGCTACGGCTTAGATGGGAAAGAGATCTGGGTCTGGAAGTTTCGTTCCATGCGAACCTGTGACAATGGAAGCGTTGTAGCTCAAGCCACCAAGGCGGATCCACGGATTACCCGGATTGGTAGTGTGCTGCGGAAGACTTCCCTCGACGAACTGCCCCAGCTGTTCAATGTAATCGAAGGCTCGATGTCGCTGGTGGGGCCACGCCCCCACGCCTCAGCGCACAATGAACATTATCGAAAACTGATTCGTGGTTATATGCTCCGCCACAAGGTCAAGCCTGGGATTACAGGTCTCGCTCAAGTTGAGGGATACCGCGGCGAAACAGAAACGCTCGACAAGATGCAAAAGCGGATCGATTTCGACCATCGCTACATTCAGCAATGGTCCCTATGGCTTGATTTCAAGATCCTAGTTCGGACTCTGTTCGTCGTCTTCAAACAAGACAATGCTTACTGA